The Coleofasciculus chthonoplastes PCC 7420 genomic sequence TTTAGTCAAGATATGTTAAACCGGATTGAGTTGTCCCTACAGGGAATTACCCATACCAAAGACCTGAAGCTGCCACCTGGAGAATTCAAATCTGAGTGGCTACAGGTTATTGATCTGGCTTTTCAAGACGGATTGCAAGATAAAACCGTTGCCGAAAAAATGGGGGTGTCTGAACGAACGGTGCGTCACTATTGGACTAAAATCCAAGATGTTCTGAATGTTTATCCGGAACCGGGTAAAAATATGCGAATTCAAACGGAAAGACGGGCGAGAGAGGAAGGGTTTATCGATTGATGGATGTCATTGGTCATTGGTCATTGGTCATTGGTCATTGGTCATACCAAATCCGGCATACATAACCCTGTTATGTCCAGATTGTAGAGACGTTTCATGCAACGTCTCTACATAAATCCAGGAAAATGGGATAAGTCAAGGAAGGAACAGTTGCGGCAAGGTTTGGGTAAGAAAATAATAGCAGAATTTGTGATCTGGCGAAGGGGATCGCTACCAGGACTGGTAATTCTGATATTGGTGATTGTCGCTCGCTTAAGTGGGTGGCTGCAATTTTTAGAGTGGATCACTCTTGATGCTTTGCTGCGTTGGCGTCCGCAGGAATCCATTGATGAACGGATTGTGATTATTGGCATTAATGATGGGGATATTCGCCAAGTCGGGACTTATCCTATCCCGGATCAAGAGATAGCCAAATTATTAAGAACACTACAGACTTACAATCCTAGAGCTATCGGGATTGATATTATTCGAGATATCCCTGTTGAACCCGGTCATGATGAATTAGTTACCGCATTTAGGGATATTAAAACTATAATTGCCATTGACAAAGTATTATTTCCACCCATGGCTGCGCCACCCACATTACCCTCTGAACAGGTGGGTTTTGCTGATGTTATTCAAGATAAAGATGGTCAGGTTAGACGCAGTCTTTTAGGAACACCAACATCATCAGGATACAGGTTTTCTTTTGCATTGCGCTTAGCCCAAATGTATTTAGCGGCGGCAGGTATTTCCCTGGAAAATGGCACTCGTGATCCTGATGCAATGATGCTTGGTGAAACTGAACTCCCTCGCTTTTTACCTAATTCTGGAGGTTATGTTGATGCTGATGCAGGTGGAGTTCAGGTTTTGCTGAATTTTCGCAATAGTCGAGAGGGATTTCGTACCCTATCTTTGGATGATATCAACCGGGGAAATTTTCCGGCAAGTTGGATTCGCGATCGCGTTGTTTTAATTGGTATCACTTCCCCTGGTGTGAATGATATTGTGAATACGACAGCCTTGGCTGATTTACAGCCCTCTGGACAGATTTATGGGGTAGAATTTCAAGCCCATACGGTTAGTCAAATTATTAGTGCGGTTCTGGATAGACGCCCCCTGTTGAATGTTTGGTCCGATAGATGGGAATATCTTTGGATTATCAGTTGGGGTGTATTGGCTTTGAGTGTGGGGCGGCTGACTCAATCGTCGTTGCAGAATCTTGGCTATGTTAGTTTGGCTAGCTTGCTCCTGCTTGCTATGAGTTATGGGTTTATTCGTTTAGGTTGGTGGATTCCGGTTGCTCCCGTTTTGTTAGTTTTGGTGTTCAATGGTATGGGCATTAGTGCTTTTGCTTTCTATAAATATGACCGGGCGTTGAAGTCTCAACTTGAAGTCCGCCAACGCACGATTGAGCAAACCTTTAATCGGATTCATAATCAACCTATGCAAACCTTAGCTTATGTGATTAAGCAGGTGCAAGACCAAGACTTGAGTTCAGAAATGTTGGTGGGTAAACTTCAACAGGTTAAACAGGAAATTTGGGACGTTTGTGAGTATCTTAAACGGGACTCCCTGAGTCAAGATAAGTTGAATCAAACTAAAACCTTACAACTGGGTAATGATTTAATCCTTGACCTAGAATTGCCGATAAATGAACTTTTTTATGCCGTTAGTCGGCATACTCTGGAGCGAGACTTGCCGGAATTTAAAACCCTTAAGATTAAGGTTTTAGAGTTTGCGGCGATTGTAGAGGAGGACTTGAATTTTGAGCAAAAGCGAGGACTCTGTGAATTTATAGAAGAAGGATTGTGCAATGTGGGTAAACATGCCGCTGGGGTAACTCGCCTGAAAGTTATTGGTAAAATCCAAGACGGGTGGTACAGTCTGAGTATTCAAGATAATGGGGCTGGTATGCGCTCATCCGCTGAAGGTCATGGCACTAAGCAGTGTAGACGTTTAGCCAAACAGTTGG encodes the following:
- a CDS encoding sensor histidine kinase produces the protein MQRLYINPGKWDKSRKEQLRQGLGKKIIAEFVIWRRGSLPGLVILILVIVARLSGWLQFLEWITLDALLRWRPQESIDERIVIIGINDGDIRQVGTYPIPDQEIAKLLRTLQTYNPRAIGIDIIRDIPVEPGHDELVTAFRDIKTIIAIDKVLFPPMAAPPTLPSEQVGFADVIQDKDGQVRRSLLGTPTSSGYRFSFALRLAQMYLAAAGISLENGTRDPDAMMLGETELPRFLPNSGGYVDADAGGVQVLLNFRNSREGFRTLSLDDINRGNFPASWIRDRVVLIGITSPGVNDIVNTTALADLQPSGQIYGVEFQAHTVSQIISAVLDRRPLLNVWSDRWEYLWIISWGVLALSVGRLTQSSLQNLGYVSLASLLLLAMSYGFIRLGWWIPVAPVLLVLVFNGMGISAFAFYKYDRALKSQLEVRQRTIEQTFNRIHNQPMQTLAYVIKQVQDQDLSSEMLVGKLQQVKQEIWDVCEYLKRDSLSQDKLNQTKTLQLGNDLILDLELPINELFYAVSRHTLERDLPEFKTLKIKVLEFAAIVEEDLNFEQKRGLCEFIEEGLCNVGKHAAGVTRLKVIGKIQDGWYSLSIQDNGAGMRSSAEGHGTKQCRRLAKQLAGEFKRDSISPKGTLCELTWRLARRKLDLRYWRKRV